From Barnesiella propionica, one genomic window encodes:
- the lpxD gene encoding UDP-3-O-(3-hydroxymyristoyl)glucosamine N-acyltransferase, with protein MKFSAQQIADFLQGEIIGDPQVTVDNLSKIEEGTPGTLSFLANPKYTHHIYNTQASIVLVRRDFVAEEKISATLIKVDDPYSCLALLLNLVSQAMPQKKGKESPIYVAASAQISESIYIGAFAYIGENTRIGENVKIYPQVFIGDDVLIGDNVILYPGVKIYQGCRIGNNCILHAGAVIGSDGFGFAPQNGEYAKIPQIGNVILEENVEIGANTTIDRSTMGSTIIRKGVKLDNLIQVAHNVEIGEHTVMAAQAGIAGSSKVGSHSMIGGQVGIAGHIQLGDRVTIGAQSGIPNHLPDGVTVMGYPAVPAKDFARTTVYIKQLPKLNDEVRSLRKELEELKKLLNKD; from the coding sequence ATGAAGTTTTCAGCTCAGCAAATTGCCGATTTCCTGCAGGGAGAAATTATAGGAGATCCGCAGGTTACGGTTGACAATTTGTCAAAGATAGAAGAAGGAACACCCGGAACTCTCAGCTTTCTGGCTAATCCAAAATACACACACCATATATATAATACACAGGCCAGCATCGTACTCGTGCGCCGGGATTTCGTTGCAGAGGAAAAAATATCGGCCACTCTCATCAAAGTAGACGACCCTTATAGCTGCCTCGCCCTGCTGTTGAACTTGGTAAGCCAGGCCATGCCGCAAAAAAAAGGCAAAGAATCTCCGATATACGTTGCAGCGTCTGCCCAGATTTCTGAATCTATATATATAGGAGCTTTTGCTTACATCGGCGAAAACACCAGAATAGGGGAAAATGTAAAGATCTATCCGCAGGTATTTATCGGTGATGATGTTCTCATAGGAGACAACGTGATTCTCTATCCGGGTGTAAAAATATACCAGGGTTGCCGTATAGGAAATAATTGCATCCTGCATGCAGGTGCTGTAATCGGTTCCGATGGTTTCGGTTTTGCCCCTCAAAACGGAGAATATGCAAAAATTCCGCAGATAGGCAATGTCATACTGGAAGAAAACGTAGAAATAGGAGCTAACACGACTATAGACCGTTCCACTATGGGATCCACAATTATTCGTAAAGGTGTGAAACTGGATAACCTGATACAGGTAGCCCATAATGTAGAAATAGGGGAACATACCGTTATGGCTGCACAAGCGGGTATTGCGGGTTCTTCTAAAGTCGGCAGCCATTCTATGATAGGCGGACAGGTAGGTATCGCGGGACATATTCAACTGGGCGACCGTGTAACAATAGGCGCTCAATCGGGAATACCCAATCATCTGCCCGACGGAGTAACTGTCATGGGATATCCGGCTGTACCGGCAAAAGATTTTGCACGTACTACCGTATATATTAAACAATTGCCAAAATTGAACGATGAAGTACGCTCACTCAGGAAAGAACTGGAAGAACTAAAGAAATTATTAAACAAAGACTGA
- a CDS encoding class I SAM-dependent methyltransferase: MKENKYDDEIFFDRYSQMSRSVNGLKGAGEWHALRSMFPAFKGKRVLDLGCGFGWHCLYAVEHGAVEVMGIDISEKMIKGAKQRNSSPLIQYKCVAIEDFEFKPSCYDVVISLLVFHYLESFKNICEKVYTCLSEGGAFVFSVEHPVFTAYGNQDWYYDEKGNSLHWPVDNYFTEGHRKAVFLGEEVTKYHKTLTTYMNDLIKSGFEVTGLVEPEPDDVLLTSVPGMKDELRRPMMLLISAVKK, translated from the coding sequence ATGAAAGAAAACAAGTATGATGACGAGATTTTTTTTGATCGTTACAGTCAGATGTCTCGTTCTGTAAATGGACTGAAAGGAGCCGGAGAATGGCATGCTTTACGTAGCATGTTTCCTGCTTTCAAAGGCAAAAGAGTGTTGGATTTAGGTTGCGGTTTCGGTTGGCATTGCCTGTATGCCGTTGAACACGGGGCGGTTGAAGTCATGGGAATCGATATATCGGAGAAGATGATAAAAGGTGCGAAACAAAGGAATTCATCCCCTTTAATACAGTATAAATGTGTTGCTATAGAAGATTTCGAGTTTAAACCTTCATGCTACGATGTGGTGATAAGTTTGCTGGTATTCCATTATCTCGAATCTTTTAAAAATATCTGCGAGAAAGTTTATACATGTCTTAGCGAAGGAGGAGCATTCGTGTTCTCGGTAGAACATCCGGTCTTTACAGCCTACGGTAATCAAGACTGGTATTATGATGAAAAAGGAAATTCGTTGCACTGGCCTGTAGATAATTATTTTACTGAAGGGCATAGGAAAGCCGTGTTTCTGGGAGAAGAAGTGACGAAATATCATAAGACGCTTACCACATATATGAATGACCTGATAAAATCCGGATTTGAAGTAACCGGGCTTGTAGAGCCGGAACCGGATGATGTACTTCTTACATCCGTTCCCGGAATGAAAGATGAATTAAGACGGCCTATGATGCTCCTGATTTCTGCAGTGAAAAAATAA
- a CDS encoding plasmid pRiA4b ORF-3 family protein, with the protein MIYKFLLVSDEVDDFKREISIDSDATFLDLNDAILESVNFTKDQMTSFFICDEDWEKKTEITLMEMDTSSEEDTWTMAETTLSELIEDEGQRLIYIFDYITERMFFMELKEAIPGKNLTAPVCTKKGGNPPKQIMDFEEFDKKAQTSSADLDADFYGDETFDPSELDGEGFNDLDMSEGGGYDDRY; encoded by the coding sequence ATGATATATAAATTTTTGCTCGTATCGGACGAAGTTGATGACTTCAAAAGAGAAATCAGTATTGATTCGGACGCAACTTTTCTAGACCTGAACGACGCCATTCTGGAATCGGTTAATTTTACCAAAGACCAGATGACTTCTTTTTTCATCTGTGACGAAGACTGGGAAAAGAAAACGGAGATTACTCTCATGGAAATGGATACTTCATCGGAAGAGGATACCTGGACAATGGCCGAAACTACCTTAAGTGAACTAATAGAAGACGAAGGCCAGCGTTTAATATATATATTTGATTACATCACAGAACGTATGTTTTTCATGGAACTGAAAGAAGCTATCCCCGGAAAGAACCTTACGGCTCCTGTATGTACCAAGAAAGGGGGTAATCCTCCTAAACAAATAATGGATTTCGAAGAATTCGATAAAAAGGCTCAAACCTCTTCCGCAGATCTGGACGCAGATTTCTACGGTGACGAAACATTCGATCCGTCCGAACTGGATGGCGAAGGCTTCAATGATCTGGATATGAGTGAAGGAGGAGGCTACGACGACAGATACTGA
- a CDS encoding sensor histidine kinase has protein sequence MVHIIYLSVLLSALIYIVYNKKYILYKNIIHAISDPVLRIDKYGHIVEFLNKKCNTNIFYNNCTEGPNQNIHDHFTEKSCTELIQSLHIVLKTKKKTSIIADVKFKNGNIIKNKISIIYFNKKQVLLLFHTTSVINHEWEEIQEQNFLMQAILNNLPIPTTVKDITNDNTYIIWNKKAEELYNVSRSKLIGNNANVLSPHISEIFWKTDKEAIHNGYSDNILHLKLSDGKTHTLSMHKHLLSYKNELRWLISSAVDITELERKEQQLEQQNRQHKLLLKAIGLSLWKWDLKREEIIWNEKTENERENQIEKDKNYFSRILPEHQEKILSAFLKLKQKETDFICEEYQCVEDDGNIVWRELFGTIYEYDNQGAPLMLIGGTHIIEQRKKLETELRSAKEKAEESNRLKSAFLANMSHEIRTPLNAIVGFSGLLIETEDIKEKEEYISIINRNNELLLQLINDILEISKIETNTVKYTYSTVDVNGMLLSLETNFRRKSTNPNIDISFLPSLEECVIETDSNRLLQVITNLLNNAIKFTDEGYVHFGYKQEENSLYFFVSDTGRGIPEEQQSEVFKRFVKLDTFIPGTGLGLSICQNIVQKLNGEIGVYTNKAGGCTFWFSLPVKFEVCIP, from the coding sequence ATGGTACATATTATTTATTTGTCCGTCCTATTATCTGCATTAATATACATAGTTTATAATAAAAAATATATCCTATATAAAAATATTATTCATGCAATCTCCGATCCGGTACTCCGGATCGATAAATACGGCCATATAGTTGAATTTCTCAATAAAAAATGCAACACGAATATATTCTATAATAATTGTACGGAAGGACCTAACCAAAATATTCATGATCATTTTACCGAAAAAAGTTGTACCGAATTAATACAATCACTACATATTGTTCTTAAAACCAAAAAGAAAACCAGCATCATTGCAGATGTAAAATTTAAAAATGGCAATATCATCAAAAATAAAATCAGTATCATATACTTCAATAAGAAACAGGTTTTGTTATTATTCCATACGACATCTGTCATAAACCATGAATGGGAAGAAATACAGGAGCAGAATTTCCTGATGCAGGCTATATTGAACAACCTGCCAATCCCTACCACGGTAAAAGATATCACAAACGATAATACATACATTATCTGGAACAAAAAGGCGGAAGAACTTTACAATGTATCCCGAAGTAAACTAATAGGAAATAATGCGAACGTATTGTCTCCTCATATATCCGAAATATTTTGGAAAACGGATAAAGAAGCTATTCATAACGGATATTCCGATAATATCCTGCATCTCAAATTATCCGATGGCAAAACCCATACTTTGAGTATGCATAAACATCTGTTGTCCTATAAAAACGAACTTCGTTGGCTCATTAGCTCGGCTGTCGATATTACGGAACTGGAAAGAAAAGAACAGCAACTTGAACAGCAGAACCGGCAACACAAATTATTATTAAAAGCTATTGGCCTGAGCCTGTGGAAATGGGATCTGAAACGGGAAGAAATTATCTGGAATGAAAAAACGGAGAATGAACGGGAAAACCAAATAGAAAAAGATAAAAACTATTTTTCCAGAATACTTCCTGAACATCAGGAAAAGATATTGTCTGCATTCCTAAAATTAAAACAGAAAGAAACAGATTTCATCTGTGAAGAGTATCAATGTGTGGAAGATGACGGTAATATCGTTTGGAGAGAATTGTTCGGAACCATATATGAATACGACAACCAGGGTGCACCTTTAATGTTAATAGGAGGAACTCATATAATAGAACAACGAAAAAAACTGGAAACAGAGTTACGGTCGGCTAAAGAAAAAGCAGAAGAATCGAACCGGCTGAAATCGGCTTTCCTGGCGAATATGAGCCATGAAATACGCACACCGCTGAACGCAATCGTAGGATTCAGCGGATTACTCATCGAAACGGAAGACATAAAAGAAAAAGAAGAATATATATCCATAATAAACCGCAACAATGAGTTGTTATTACAATTAATCAATGATATTCTTGAAATTTCAAAAATAGAAACAAATACAGTGAAGTATACGTATAGTACGGTAGATGTAAACGGAATGTTGTTATCTTTGGAAACAAATTTCAGGCGCAAATCAACCAATCCCAATATTGATATATCCTTTCTGCCGTCACTGGAAGAATGTGTAATAGAAACAGATTCCAACCGTCTGCTGCAAGTTATCACTAATCTCTTAAACAATGCCATAAAATTCACGGACGAAGGATATGTCCATTTCGGTTATAAACAAGAAGAAAACAGCCTGTATTTCTTTGTTTCGGATACAGGCCGAGGAATCCCCGAAGAACAACAAAGTGAAGTATTCAAACGTTTTGTAAAACTAGACACATTTATTCCTGGTACAGGGCTGGGACTATCGATTTGTCAAAATATCGTACAAAAATTAAACGGAGAAATCGGAGTATACACAAATAAAGCGGGTGGCTGTACCTTTTGGTTCTCTTTACCTGTAAAATTTGAAGTATGTATTCCATGA
- a CDS encoding helix-turn-helix domain-containing protein, whose protein sequence is MKYFLVCSFICFLSSIFQSPLSAKENKDDDSLSFYTEPYIMSIYISEPERALSLLNKAEALGTMSLSTINDLRSMSYRTLYMNKISYEYARKSYISDSISNNNPQHLLKMIVSLAELSYLLSEYEESLRYASQGIELAQKTGDRKAEGKLLFSIGENKRILSLKKEGYQYINQAIELLQKTQDIEEMAMLSYFYGVKMGYLIDDSEYEEALSIGTNRKKLIDKIHSLSNIPVGYTDQQYAYTYSKMAYAAFMTQQYSQAEKYFDQYRKTKMASTPDGKYDATPYLLITKRFQEVLDNCEDFKKVLRQQDTINHQYTGVLQKEIMAYSGLKNYEKVAELQKTLIEINENINEREKKNAALELNTIYETNKKEALIAEQSSQLKIRNISLISILCISFLLIFLLWKAQKYARTIKYKNKALSQYIDEQLINQKTIRTAHERLSLLSPSYTQINSDNINDTEEQEQTVNKQIFQELDRIITREKLYLSSDLSREELARKVRLNHTRFARMIKENTGTNLNGYLNNLRLNHAIQLLIDHPEYTLKAIAEESGINSMPTFHNLFKQKTGMTPAEFKNTRKKL, encoded by the coding sequence ATGAAATATTTTCTCGTGTGTTCTTTCATTTGTTTCCTATCGTCTATATTCCAATCTCCCCTATCGGCCAAAGAAAATAAAGACGACGATAGTCTCTCTTTTTATACAGAACCTTACATAATGAGTATCTATATATCCGAACCGGAAAGAGCCCTTTCACTATTAAACAAAGCCGAAGCTCTGGGAACGATGTCCTTATCAACAATTAATGACCTGCGGAGTATGTCCTACCGTACTTTATATATGAACAAAATATCATACGAATACGCAAGAAAATCTTATATCAGCGATTCTATATCCAATAATAACCCTCAGCATTTGCTAAAAATGATTGTATCACTAGCTGAATTATCTTATTTGCTAAGCGAATATGAGGAAAGTCTCAGATATGCTTCACAAGGTATAGAACTGGCTCAAAAAACAGGAGACAGAAAAGCCGAAGGTAAATTGCTTTTCAGTATCGGAGAAAATAAAAGAATACTGTCTTTAAAAAAAGAAGGTTACCAATATATCAACCAGGCCATCGAATTGTTACAAAAAACACAGGATATTGAAGAAATGGCCATGTTATCTTACTTCTATGGGGTAAAAATGGGATATTTAATAGATGATTCAGAGTACGAAGAAGCTTTATCCATAGGTACGAACCGAAAAAAATTAATCGATAAAATCCATTCTTTATCAAATATTCCGGTCGGTTATACCGACCAACAATATGCTTACACTTATTCAAAAATGGCATATGCGGCCTTTATGACCCAGCAATATTCCCAGGCTGAAAAATATTTCGATCAATACCGGAAAACCAAAATGGCTTCAACTCCCGACGGAAAATATGATGCCACTCCTTACCTACTTATAACAAAAAGATTTCAGGAGGTTCTTGACAACTGTGAAGACTTCAAAAAAGTGTTACGACAACAAGATACCATAAACCACCAGTATACCGGGGTATTGCAAAAAGAAATTATGGCTTATTCGGGATTAAAAAATTACGAAAAGGTAGCCGAATTACAAAAAACACTTATAGAGATCAATGAAAACATAAATGAACGGGAAAAGAAAAATGCGGCACTGGAATTGAATACGATTTATGAAACTAATAAAAAAGAGGCTCTCATTGCAGAGCAATCTTCTCAATTGAAAATACGGAATATCTCTCTTATATCCATTCTTTGTATATCTTTTTTATTAATCTTTTTACTATGGAAAGCCCAAAAATATGCCCGCACTATAAAATATAAGAATAAAGCTCTGTCTCAATATATTGACGAACAACTCATCAACCAAAAGACGATACGTACCGCACATGAACGTCTGAGCCTGTTATCCCCTTCCTATACTCAAATCAACTCAGACAACATAAACGATACAGAAGAACAAGAACAAACCGTCAACAAACAGATATTTCAAGAATTGGACCGCATCATAACGCGTGAGAAGTTGTACCTGTCTTCCGACCTGTCAAGGGAAGAGTTAGCACGGAAAGTACGTTTGAACCATACACGCTTTGCCAGAATGATAAAAGAAAACACCGGAACAAATCTGAACGGATACCTCAACAATCTACGTCTAAACCATGCAATCCAGTTATTAATAGACCATCCCGAATATACGCTCAAAGCTATTGCAGAAGAATCGGGGATTAACAGTATGCCTACATTTCATAATCTTTTCAAACAAAAAACAGGCATGACACCTGCCGAATTCAAAAACACGCGCAAAAAACTGTAA
- the spt gene encoding serine palmitoyltransferase — MKLLQAKLVKYDAPQKAKALGVYPYFRKIESDQDTEVLINGKKVLMFGSNSYLGLTNHPKIKEAAIAATKKYGTGCAGSRFLNGTLDIHEELEHRLARFVGKEEAIIYSTGFQVNLGVVSCLTGREDYILWDELDHASIIEGRRLSFSTPIKYKHNDMASLENALKRCGEDKVKLIVTDGVFSMEGDVADLPGIVALAKKYNAAVMVDEAHGIGVFGRQGRGTCDHFGVTDDVDLIMGTFSKSFASLGGFIATDAITANYLRHNSRSYIFSASITPASTAAVGAALDIMESEPERIAHLWDVTNYALEGFRAMGCEIGNTSTPIIPLFIRDNEKTFRVTRDLLDEGIFVNPVVAPAVSPDSTLIRFSLMATHTKEQVDVAFDKIRKCFKRLEII, encoded by the coding sequence ATGAAGCTATTACAGGCAAAACTTGTGAAGTATGATGCTCCACAAAAAGCAAAAGCATTAGGCGTTTATCCTTATTTTCGTAAAATCGAAAGCGATCAGGATACCGAGGTACTTATTAACGGGAAAAAAGTCCTGATGTTCGGTTCGAACAGTTATCTCGGGTTGACGAATCACCCTAAAATTAAAGAAGCAGCTATTGCGGCTACCAAAAAATATGGTACCGGATGTGCGGGCTCACGTTTCCTTAACGGAACATTAGATATTCATGAAGAGTTGGAACACCGTCTTGCCCGTTTTGTCGGCAAAGAAGAGGCCATTATTTATTCTACCGGTTTTCAGGTAAATCTGGGTGTGGTATCATGCCTTACCGGTCGTGAAGATTATATCTTGTGGGATGAATTGGACCATGCTTCTATTATAGAAGGCCGTCGTCTGTCTTTTTCCACTCCTATAAAGTATAAGCATAACGATATGGCATCGTTGGAAAATGCTTTGAAACGTTGTGGAGAAGATAAAGTGAAGCTTATTGTAACGGACGGTGTTTTCAGTATGGAGGGCGATGTTGCCGATTTGCCCGGGATCGTAGCGTTGGCTAAAAAATATAATGCTGCTGTCATGGTAGACGAAGCTCACGGTATAGGAGTGTTCGGTCGTCAGGGGCGCGGTACCTGTGACCATTTTGGTGTAACCGATGATGTAGATCTCATTATGGGTACATTCAGCAAATCGTTTGCATCATTGGGCGGTTTTATCGCTACCGATGCAATTACGGCTAATTACCTGCGTCATAATTCCCGTTCCTATATATTCAGTGCCAGTATAACTCCGGCTTCAACAGCAGCGGTAGGTGCGGCCTTGGATATTATGGAAAGCGAGCCGGAACGTATCGCTCATTTATGGGATGTCACTAATTATGCATTGGAAGGATTTCGTGCGATGGGTTGCGAGATAGGAAATACATCTACTCCTATCATTCCTTTATTTATTCGTGATAATGAGAAAACTTTCCGGGTGACCCGTGATCTGCTTGACGAAGGAATTTTTGTCAATCCGGTAGTTGCTCCTGCGGTATCGCCAGACAGTACGTTAATACGTTTCTCCCTGATGGCGACACACACCAAAGAACAGGTGGATGTTGCATTTGATAAAATCCGTAAATGTTTTAAACGTCTCGAGATTATTTAA
- a CDS encoding MFS transporter yields MSVFKKYSTAFWVSNSVELLERMAYYAVFIVLTLYLSNVYGFSDIEAGLISGIFSAGLYLLPTFSGAMADRMGFRISMLLAFFLLTIGYFGLGIMPALFENAGLVTYQETTVFYGLNQSMLRWTIVPVLLIIVVGGSFIKAVISGTVAKETTAENRAKGFSIFYMMVNIGSFTGKTVVEPLRRGMGSEGLVVLNYFSASMTLLALVLVFFFYKSNHREGTGKSMREIGRALYKVITNGRMVAVTLITSGFWMIYMQLYATMPKYVLRMAGDSATPAWYANLNPLVVILCVNFVTHLMRKRKAITSMNIGMLLMPFSALLMAGGNLLNASSVLGLHPVAFMMLCGIGVQALAETFISPRYLEYFSLQAPKGDEGLYLGFSHINSCIASFVGFGLSGYLLQRYCPDPALFPTRAAWEAAAGHAHYIWYCFAAIGVVAALALYVFGYLTRDKKQ; encoded by the coding sequence ATGTCCGTATTTAAAAAATATTCAACCGCGTTCTGGGTGAGTAACTCGGTAGAGCTTCTGGAACGTATGGCCTATTATGCTGTTTTTATCGTACTGACTCTTTATCTCTCCAACGTTTATGGCTTTTCCGATATTGAAGCGGGTCTCATTTCCGGGATATTTTCTGCCGGGTTATATCTGCTACCCACTTTTTCGGGAGCTATGGCCGACCGTATGGGATTCCGTATATCCATGCTTCTGGCTTTCTTTTTGCTTACGATAGGATATTTCGGATTAGGAATTATGCCTGCCTTGTTTGAGAATGCCGGGCTGGTAACCTATCAGGAAACGACCGTATTTTACGGATTGAATCAGAGTATGCTGCGGTGGACAATAGTTCCTGTATTATTGATTATCGTCGTGGGCGGTTCATTTATTAAAGCTGTTATTTCCGGTACGGTTGCAAAGGAGACTACAGCAGAGAATAGGGCAAAAGGTTTTTCTATCTTTTATATGATGGTCAATATCGGTAGCTTTACCGGAAAAACAGTGGTCGAACCTTTACGTAGAGGAATGGGAAGTGAAGGACTGGTCGTTCTTAATTATTTTTCCGCTTCTATGACATTGCTGGCTTTGGTCCTTGTTTTTTTCTTTTATAAAAGTAATCATCGGGAAGGGACCGGAAAAAGTATGAGGGAAATAGGCAGAGCGTTATATAAAGTAATAACAAACGGCCGTATGGTAGCCGTGACGCTTATTACCAGCGGATTCTGGATGATCTATATGCAGTTGTATGCAACGATGCCCAAATATGTACTTCGTATGGCGGGAGATTCGGCTACCCCCGCCTGGTATGCCAATCTTAATCCTCTCGTTGTGATCTTGTGTGTAAATTTTGTTACCCATTTAATGAGAAAAAGAAAAGCTATCACATCGATGAACATAGGTATGTTATTAATGCCGTTTTCTGCGTTGCTCATGGCCGGGGGAAATCTGTTGAATGCCTCTTCCGTACTTGGGCTTCATCCCGTTGCGTTCATGATGTTGTGTGGAATAGGAGTGCAAGCTTTGGCCGAAACATTTATTTCTCCCCGTTATCTGGAATATTTTTCTTTACAGGCTCCCAAAGGTGATGAGGGGCTGTATCTGGGTTTCAGTCATATAAATTCGTGTATTGCTTCATTTGTAGGATTCGGTCTGTCCGGATATTTGCTACAGCGGTATTGTCCCGATCCTGCATTGTTTCCCACACGGGCAGCCTGGGAAGCTGCGGCTGGACATGCTCATTATATCTGGTATTGTTTTGCTGCTATAGGTGTCGTAGCGGCTCTTGCTCTCTATGTTTTTGGATATTTGACCCGAGATAAAAAACAATAG
- a CDS encoding bifunctional UDP-3-O-[3-hydroxymyristoyl] N-acetylglucosamine deacetylase/3-hydroxyacyl-ACP dehydratase: MIKQRTLKNSFSLTGKGLHTGLDITATFLPAPENHGYKIQRIDLEDQPIIEALAENVVETQRGTVLGKGDVVVSTVEHALAALYGAEIDNCLIQVNAPELPILDGSARYYSEAIEKSGIEEQNAQREYFIIKSKIEVKDEATGSSILVLPDNDFSINTLISFDSPVLNNQFASLDSLANFEEEIAASRTFVFVREIEPLVKHNLIKGGDLDNAIVIYDKKIPQEELDRLADLMHVPHKHVDELGYINNKPLVFDNEPARHKLLDILGDIALVGKPIKGRIIATRPGHKINNQFARIIRKDIKRQEIQCPIYNPNKEPIMDINRVRELLPHRFPFLMVDKIIELGTKHIVGVKNITVNEPFFQGHFPGEPVTPGVLLVEAMAQTGGLLVLNTVENPEKYSTYFMKIDNVKFRQKVVPGDTVIFHLSLLTEIRRGCAYMKGYAFVGEKIVTEAEFMAQIVKNK; the protein is encoded by the coding sequence ATGATCAAACAAAGGACTTTAAAAAATAGTTTTTCTCTTACCGGAAAAGGATTACACACCGGACTGGATATTACCGCAACCTTTCTTCCCGCCCCCGAAAACCACGGTTATAAAATACAACGCATCGATCTTGAAGACCAACCCATTATTGAAGCTCTCGCTGAAAATGTAGTAGAAACACAGCGAGGTACCGTACTGGGAAAAGGAGATGTCGTCGTAAGTACCGTAGAACATGCTTTAGCAGCCCTTTACGGTGCAGAAATAGATAACTGCCTGATACAGGTGAACGCACCGGAACTTCCCATACTGGACGGTAGTGCCCGCTATTATTCCGAAGCCATCGAAAAAAGCGGAATAGAAGAGCAGAACGCGCAAAGAGAATATTTTATTATCAAGTCCAAAATAGAAGTAAAGGACGAAGCTACCGGATCTTCCATTCTGGTACTGCCCGACAACGATTTCAGCATCAACACGCTTATCTCTTTCGACTCTCCCGTATTGAACAATCAGTTTGCCAGTCTGGACAGTCTGGCCAATTTTGAAGAAGAAATTGCAGCCAGCCGTACATTCGTTTTCGTAAGGGAAATAGAACCTTTGGTAAAACATAATCTTATCAAAGGAGGAGACCTCGACAACGCCATCGTTATTTATGATAAAAAAATCCCTCAAGAAGAACTGGACCGCCTGGCCGACCTGATGCATGTCCCGCACAAACATGTAGATGAACTGGGATATATCAACAATAAACCATTGGTTTTCGATAATGAGCCGGCACGTCATAAGTTATTGGATATACTGGGCGATATTGCCCTGGTAGGGAAACCTATTAAAGGACGTATCATCGCAACGCGTCCCGGACATAAAATCAACAATCAATTCGCCCGTATCATCCGTAAAGACATTAAAAGACAGGAAATACAATGTCCGATTTATAATCCCAATAAAGAACCTATCATGGATATAAACCGGGTAAGAGAGTTACTTCCACACCGCTTTCCGTTCCTGATGGTAGATAAAATCATCGAACTGGGAACTAAACATATCGTAGGCGTAAAAAACATTACCGTTAACGAACCGTTCTTCCAGGGACATTTTCCCGGAGAGCCCGTCACTCCGGGAGTATTGTTGGTAGAAGCAATGGCACAAACAGGAGGTTTACTGGTGCTAAATACGGTGGAAAATCCCGAAAAATATTCCACTTATTTCATGAAGATCGACAATGTAAAATTCCGCCAGAAAGTAGTACCGGGCGACACTGTAATTTTCCACTTGTCACTTCTCACCGAAATACGACGTGGCTGCGCCTATATGAAAGGATACGCATTTGTAGGAGAAAAGATCGTGACGGAAGCTGAGTTCATGGCTCAAATCGTAAAAAATAAATAA
- the lpxA gene encoding acyl-ACP--UDP-N-acetylglucosamine O-acyltransferase — protein MKQPLAYVHPDAKIANNVVIEPFVTIDKNVVIEEGTHIGSNVTILEGARIGKNCNIFPGAVISGIPQDLKFQGEETTVEIGDNTTIRECVTVNRGTSAKGKTVIGDNCLIMAYSHIAHDCVIGNNIIIANASQIAGEVIVDDYAIIGGGSLIHQFTRIGAHVMIQGGSLVNKDIPPYVKAARSPIAYAGINSIGLRRRNFSNETIRDIQEIYRYLYLSGLNNTDAVERIEAELPATKERDEIILFVRNSKRGIIKGYI, from the coding sequence ATGAAACAACCGTTAGCATACGTACATCCCGATGCAAAGATTGCCAATAATGTTGTAATAGAACCATTTGTAACCATCGATAAGAATGTGGTTATAGAAGAAGGTACGCATATAGGTTCGAATGTAACGATACTGGAAGGAGCCCGGATAGGAAAAAACTGCAATATCTTTCCGGGGGCTGTTATTTCAGGTATACCTCAGGACCTGAAATTTCAGGGTGAAGAAACGACCGTTGAGATCGGAGATAATACGACCATACGTGAATGTGTCACGGTAAACCGAGGAACCTCAGCAAAAGGGAAAACCGTCATAGGAGACAATTGTCTCATCATGGCTTACTCTCATATCGCTCACGATTGTGTCATAGGAAACAATATTATTATTGCAAATGCAAGCCAGATAGCCGGAGAAGTTATCGTAGATGATTATGCGATTATCGGCGGAGGTTCTCTCATACACCAATTTACCCGTATAGGGGCTCATGTCATGATTCAAGGCGGATCTCTGGTAAATAAAGATATTCCTCCTTATGTTAAAGCGGCCCGATCTCCTATCGCTTATGCCGGGATCAATTCGATAGGATTACGCCGAAGGAATTTCTCTAACGAGACAATCCGGGACATACAGGAGATTTACCGGTATCTCTACTTATCGGGGCTGAATAATACCGATGCTGTTGAACGTATAGAGGCGGAACTGCCGGCTACAAAAGAACGCGACGAAATCATTCTATTCGTGCGCAACTCTAAGCGAGGTATCATAAAAGGATATATTTAG